In the Gossypium arboreum isolate Shixiya-1 chromosome 10, ASM2569848v2, whole genome shotgun sequence genome, one interval contains:
- the LOC108487773 gene encoding cytochrome P450 71A1-like, translating into MDLLKIELLHVPKLPTSPLFLSLDLLFTLLIWLKLAKGKHLNLPPSPPKLPIIGNIHQLGKLPHRSLRDLSRNYGSLLLLQLGCNPTLLVSSADMVREILKDHDVVFSDRPSSTATNILFYGCRDMAFASYGEYWRQQKKLSVVELLSHRRVHSFQFVRDEEVELLINKIRRACLKGESINLSEMLMLVSSNIVSRCVISRRIEEEEEDGCCKFGQLAKSTVVLLTSFCVGDLFPYLRWVDVLTGYIPRLKALFGELDSFFDQIIKEHTTLKTDDQVSNKDFISIIMQLQNDGMLEIDLTNIKAILLVIQHPLLPRTCSSQGRIPLERRQNG; encoded by the exons ATGGATCTCTTGAAAATCGAGCTCTTGCATGTACCCAAACTTCCTACCAGTCCATTGTTTCTCTCTCTCGATCTCCTTTTCACCCTTTTAATTTGGCTCAAACTAGCAAAAGGGAAACACCTCAATTTGCCTCCATCACCCCCAAAGCTACCTATTATTGGCAATATTCATCAACTTGGCAAACTTCCCCACCGTTCTCTTCGAGACCTCTCAAGGAACTATGGTTCTCTCTTGCTTCTGCAATTGGGTTGTAATCCAACGTTACTGGTTTCATCAGCCGACATGGTTAGAGAAATTCTAAAAGACCATGACGTTGTTTTCTCCGACAGACCAAGTTCCACTGCAACAAATATCTTGTTTTATGGATGCAGGGATATGGCTTTTGCATCCTATGGTGAGTACTGGAGACAACAAAAGAAGCTCAGTGTTGTTGAGCTTCTTAGCCACCGAAGAGTACACTCATTTCAGTTTGTCAGAGATGAAGAAGTTGAACTTCTTATCAACAAAATCCGCCGTGCTTGTCTTAAAGGAGAGTCTATTAATCTCTCAGAGATGCTTATGTTGGTTTCTAGCAACATAGTTTCTCGTTGTGTTATTAGTCGAAgaattgaagaagaagaagaagatgggtGCTGCAAGTTCGGGCAGTTGGCAAAAAGTACGGTGGTTCTCCTCACAAGTTTCTGTGTAGGGGATTTGTTTCCTTACCTGAGGTGGGTCGATGTGCTTACGGGATATATTCCACGTTTGAAAGCATTATTTGGAGAACTGGATTCATTTTTTGATCAGATTATTAAGGAGCATACAACATTGAAAACTGATGACCAAGTTTCCAATAAGGACTTCATTTCTATAATTATGCAGCTCCAAAATGATGGCATGCTTGAGATTGATCTCACTAACATCAAAGCAATCTTACTGGTTATTCAACACCCTCTCCTTCCTAG GACATGTTCGTCGCAGGGACGGATACCACTGGAGCGACGACAGAATGGATGA